A genome region from Hevea brasiliensis isolate MT/VB/25A 57/8 chromosome 9, ASM3005281v1, whole genome shotgun sequence includes the following:
- the LOC110659119 gene encoding probable WRKY transcription factor 21 → MEEVEEANRAAVESCHRVLGLLSQPQDQVQYRNLMVETGEAVFKFKKVISLLNSGLGHARVRKLKKLPTPLCQSILLDNPHHRMDLPSKNFQFLQSGSYLDSHPIQELGSNAKNSLCFGTPSLELSSNGKNPLHLSQQTPSTHYHFLQQQKRLQLQQQQQMKQQAEMMFRKSNSGINLNFDNSSCTPTMSSTRSFISSLSIDGSVANLEGSAFHLIGAPRASDQSSQQHKRKCSGRGEDGSVKCGSSGRCHCSKKRKHRIKRSIKVPAISNKLADIPPDDYSWRKYGQKPIKGSPHPRGYYKCSSMRGCPARKHVERCLEDPSMLIVTYEGEHNHPRIPSQSANT, encoded by the exons ATGGAGGAGGTTGAAGAAGCTAACAGGGCTGCTGTGGAGAGCTGCCATAGAGTTCTGGGGTTGTTGTCTCAACCTCAAGATCAGGTCCAGTATAGGAATTTAATGGTGGAAACTGGAGAGGCTGTGTTTAAGTTCAAGAAAGTTATTTCTCTTCTAAATTCTGGTTTAGGTCATGCAAGAGTTAGGAAGCTCAAGAAATTACCGACCCCTTTATGCCAAAGCATCCTTTTAGATAACCCGCATCATAGGATGGATCTTCCATCCAAGAATTTTCAATTTCTCCAATCTGGTAGTTACCTTGATAGCCACCCAATTCAGGAATTGGGTTCAAATGCTAAGAATTCCCTTTGTTTTGGGACCCCATCTTTGGAGCTGAGTTCAAATGGGAAAAACCCTCTCCACCTTTCCCAACAAACACCGTCAACTCATTATCACTTCCTTCAGCAACAGAAACGTTTACAGCTCCAACAGCAGCAGCAAATGAAGCAGCAAGCTGAGATGATGTTTAGAAAGAGCAATAGTGGGATTAACCTGAACTTTGATAACTCTAGCTGTACACCTACAATGTCATCTACTAGATCTTTCATATCTTCCTTAAGTATAGATGGCAGTGTTGCTAATTTAGAAGGAAGTGCATTTCATTTGATTGGGGCACCTCGGGCCTCAGATCAAAGTTCACAGCAACACAAGAGAAAGTGTTCTGGAAGGGGAGAAGATGGTAGTGTAAAATGTGGAAGCAGTGGAAGATGCCACTGCTCAAAGAAgag GAAACATAGGATAAAGAGGTCAATCAAGGTACCTGCTATTAGTAACAAGCTTGCTGATATCCCTCCTGATGATTATTCATGGAGGAAGTATGGGCAGAAGCCAATCAAGGGTTCTCCTCATCCTAG GGGGTATTATAAATGTAGTAGCATGAGAGGTTGCCCTGCAAGGAAGCATGTTGAGAGGTGCTTGGAAGACCCATCTATGCTTATTGTTACTTATGAAGGTGAACATAACCACCCAAGGATACCATCACAATCTGCAAACACATAA